The following proteins are co-located in the Hevea brasiliensis isolate MT/VB/25A 57/8 chromosome 11, ASM3005281v1, whole genome shotgun sequence genome:
- the LOC110651704 gene encoding glycosyltransferase BC10 — MQSRVVPLEEGKDPMLSIKTSQPKAFPLRLLQLFLLFLALCIAFSIISVYTIKSFGVNNVVTTVKTTFQPCPEEPNALDRWIKPSSNLLHKMNDEALFWRASFVPKIKKYPFKRVPKIAFMFLTKGPLPLAALWERFLKGHDELYSIYVHSPPTFEAKFPPSSVFHGRHIPSQISEWGKMNMCDAERRLLANALLDISNEWFILLSESCIPLYNFSIIYHYIMKSRYSFIGAFDDHGPYGRGRYNESMAPEVNITHWRKGSQWFEINRRLGVKIVEDTTYYPKFEKFCKPHCYVDEHYFPTMLTIQAAHLLANRSLTWVDWSRGGAHPATFGRSDITEDFFKRIYEGRNCTYNNQPSSMCFLFGRKFAPSALEPLLRIAPKVLGF; from the exons ATGCAATCGAGGGTCGTTCCATTAGAGGAGGGCAAGGACCCTATGCTCTCAATCAAAACCAGCCAACCTAAGGCGTTCCCGCTAAGGTTACTCCAGTTATTTCTACTGTTTTTAgctttatgtatcgcattttcaATCATCAGTGTATACACAATCAAAAGTTTTGGAGTTAACAATGTGGTGACCACGGTTAAGACCACTTTCCAGCCCTGCCCTGAAGAACCTAATGCTTTGGACCGTTGGATTAAGCCTAGTTCAAATTTGCTCCACAAGATGAACGATGAAGCCCTCTTTTGGAGAGCTTCGTTTGTTCCTAAAATAAAAAAGTACCCTTTCAAGAGAGTTCCAAAGATTGCATTTATGTTCTTGACGAAGGGGCCACTGCCTCTGGCAGCTCTTTGGGAAAGGTTTCTGAAGGGGCATGACGAGTTGTATTCAATCTATGTTCATTCACCGCCAACATTTGAAGCCAAATTTCCACCTTCATCCGTTTTTCATGGAAGACATATCCCAAGTCAG ATTTCTGAATGGGGTAAGATGAATATGTGTGATGCTGAAAGAAGGCTCCTTGCTAATGCATTGCTTGATATCTCTAATGAATGGTTCATTCTCCTATCTGAATCTTGCATTCCTCTGTACAATTTCAGTATCATCTATCACTACATTATGAAATCCAGATATAGCTTCATTGGTGCATTTGATGACCATGGTCCATATGGAAGAGGACGGTATAATGAAAGCATGGCACCTGAGGTGAATATCACCCATTGGCGAAAAGGTTCTCAGTGGTTTGAGATAAACCGAAGGCTTGGAGTTAAGATAGTGGAAGATACCACATACTacccaaaatttgaaaaattctgtaagcCACATTGTTATGTTGATGAACATTATTTCCCCACCATGCTAACCATTCAAGCAGCACATCTCTTAGCAAATAGAAGCCTTACTTGGGTGGACTGGTCAAGGGGTGGAGCTCACCCGGCAACCTTTGGAAGATCAGATATAACAGAGGATTTTTTCAAAAGGATTTATGAAGGTCGGAACTGCACATACAACAATCAACCCTCTTCAATGTGTTTTCTTTTTGGGAGAAAATTTGCCCCAAGTGCTTTGGAGCCTCTGTTACGTATAGCACCTAAGGTTTTGGGCTTCTGA
- the LOC110651703 gene encoding uncharacterized protein LOC110651703, with protein MVKRYCSHGLALKGMITLLGMIFYGFGVVEGKMITEKKISEFQRKINRLKSLAVISIQSEDGDIIDCIDIYKQPAFDHPALKNHTIQMAPSYDPKMDSATETTTRTNTLNKRNNEDSSVTVTSQLWQKSGSCPKGTIPIRRVQEKELLKTDSTEEYGRKKATFSPPITPLNKGNPNFSSNRSMAILLTEGFSYSGVKGDIRAWNPFVESDDEYSTSQISLKSGPYYDFESLESGWAVNPSVYGDKQTRLFVYWTADASKTTGCFDLTCPGFVQTSSEVALGAAIYPLSVPYGLPYQITLYIFKDPATNNWWVQYGEKINLGYWPPNLFTLLFHGNAEGAEWGGEVYSLKLGHPNHTRTEMGNGQFPDGMFGNSGTVKRLRIRENSLILKFPEWVFTYSDDYDCYRTLYVEDYIEDPEFYYGGPGRSPVCP; from the exons ATGGTAAAAAGGTATTGTTCTCATGGGTTGGCACTTAAAGGAATGATCACTCTATTGGGAATGATCTTTTATGGTTTTGGAGTTGTGGAGGGCAAGATGATCACAGAAAAGAAGATTTCAGAATTTCAAAGGAAAATAAATCGTCTCAAAAGCCTTGCAGTAATTAGCATTCAG AGTGAAGATGGTGACATTATTGATTGCATTGACATCTATAAACAGCCAGCTTTTGATCATCCTGCTCTGAAGAATCACACCATTCAG ATGGCGCCGAGTTATGATCCAAAAATGGACTCAGCGACAGAAACAACAACAAGAACAAATACATTGAACAAAAGGAATAATGAAGACTCTTCTGTGACAGTGACATCACAACTGTGGCAGAAAAGTGGAAGCTGTCCAAAGGGAACAATTCCAATCCGAAGAGTCCAGGAAAAAGAATTGCTTAAAACAGATTCAACTGAAGAATATGGAAGGAAGAAGGCTACCTTTTCGCCTCCTATTACGCCGCTTAACAAAGGAAACCCAAACTTCAGCTCAAATCGCTCT ATGGCAATACTGCTCACAGAAGGTTTCAGTTATTCAGGAGTTAAAGGAGACATCAGAGCTTGGAACCCTTTTGTTGAATCTGATGATGAGTACAGTACTTCTCAAATTAGTCTGAAAAGTGGCCCTTACTACGATTTTGAAAGTCTGGAATCTGGATGGGCG GTGAATCCAAGCGTGTATGGAGATAAACAAACTCGATTATTTGTATACTGGACT GCTGATGCATCAAAGACAACAGGTTGCTTCGATCTCACCTGCCCTGGCTTTGTTCAAACAAGCAGTGAAGTTGCTCTTGGTGCTGCAATTTATCCTCTGTCAGTCCCTTATGGGCTCCCATATCAAATAACCCTCTACATCTTTAAG GATCCAGCCACAAACAACTGGTGGGTACAGTATGGAGAGAAAATCAACTTGGGTTACTGGCCCCCCAACTTATTTACTTTGTTATTCCATGGCAATGCAGAAGGAGCTGAGTGGGGTGGCGAAGTGTACAGCTTAAAGTTAGGGCATCCAAATCATACTAGGACAGAAATGGGTAATGGACAGTTTCCTGATGGTATGTTTGGCAATTCAGGAACTGTGAAGAGATTACGAATTCGTGAAAATTCTCTAATCTTAAAGTTTCCTGAGTGGGTTTTCACTTACTCAGATGATTACGACTGCTATAGAACATTATATGTTGAAGATTACATTGAAGATCCTGAGTTCTATTATGGAGGGCCTGGCCGCAGTCCTGTATGCCCTTGA
- the LOC110658844 gene encoding protein EARLY FLOWERING 3 produces the protein MKRGNDDEKKMGPMFPRLHVNNTEKGGPRAPPRNKMALYEQLSIPSQRFNHGVLPLNTSKASNLVPAGSSSQGSGFERNLPVPLHAYPTPSHRDEKLHSHQHDGANSNASSAQLKQRKKVGDEDDFTVPVFVQSGIDQCLHKNQNGIDGEKFTSFSQNYLGSRKIQNAGNANKNNNIFRGPNLRQDARNHSDGSLEVCVSSRDNSGRSSMNLPTRERIDRPGDESLDQQNEGQLRSSFNKLSESDDCLQQNGSVHGEDVPELTTETEKDNIPRSRSDSHSREDLDSLNEPEIDSEFCGDKTCRSLQLGNEDKSDDVSETSMVDSISALDISPDDIVGIIGQKHFWKARRAIVNQQRLFAWQVFELHRLIKVQRLIAASPNLLLQDITYLGKHSTKVSPAEKLPSQYVVAPPVHVAKRKGDCEKPNHKMECSAENAVGKTSLSSVKSGSQPSNYGSYIGNPLPVPVSTDPKVGPWCFHHSLGHQWLIPLMSPSEGLVYKPYTAPGFMGSPCGGCAPFGPTPLNGSFMNPAYGIPASHPHHQGTGASPFVPPGVNCYFPPYGMPVMNPGISCSAVEQMNYFAGSGLYGQTGQLSGGGANFNMQHQSSCNVPTQKSIPQVTKFQASKDTELLGSTASSPSEKTQGVGIVQPAEGRNALSLFPMAPAGPEGASLPQENDQPRRVIKVVPHNPMSATESAARIFQSIQEERKQHDSI, from the exons atgaagagaGGGAATGATGATGAAAAGAAAATGGGGCCTATGTTCCCTAGGCTTCATGTCAATAATACCGAGAAAGGAGGGCCAAGAGCACCTCCAAGGAACAAGATGGCCCTTTACGAGCAGCTCAGTATTCCTTCTCAGAGGTTTAACCATGGTGTTTTGCCTCTCAACACCAGCAAAGCTAGCAACTTGGTTCCTGCTGGATCCTCAAGtcag GGGAGTGGCTTTGAAAGAAATTTGCCTGTCCCACTTCATGCTTATCCTACACCCTCTCATAGGGATGAGAAGCTCCATTCTCACCAGCATGATGGAGCAAACTCAAATGCTTCATCAGCCCAACTTAAGCAGAGGAAGAAGGTAGGAGATGAAGATGATTTCACAGTACCTGTATTCGTTCAATCTGGGATAGACCAATGTCTTCATAAAAATCAGAATGGCATTGATGGGGAAAAGTTcacttctttcagccaaaattactTGGGTTCaagaaaaatacaaaatgctggcaatgctaataaaaataataatatcttCAGAGGTCCCAATTTGAGACAGGATGCAAGAAATCATAGTGACGGTAGCCTGGAGGTGTGTGTCTCAAGTAGGGATAATTCAGGAAGATCTTCAATGAATTTACCAACTAGGGAAAGGATAGATAGGCCTGGGGATGAATCTTTGGATCAACAAAATGAAGGTCAACTTAGATCTAGTTTTAACAAATTGTCTGAAAGTGATGATTGTTTGCAACAAAATGGCAGCGTACACGGTGAAGATGTTCCTGAGCTTACAACAGAAACAGAGAAAGATAACATTCCCCGGTCAAGAAGTGACTCTCATTCAAGGGAGGATCTTGATAGTCTCAATGAGCCTGAAATTGATAGTGAATTTTGTGGAGACAAGACATGTAGGTCACTACAATTGGGAAATGAAGACAAAAGTGATGATGTCTCTGAGACCTCTATGGTGGATTCTATATCAGCATTGGATATTTCTCCTGATGATATTGTTGGAATTATCGGTCAGAAACATTTCTGGAAAGCAAGAAGGGCAATTGTCAA TCAACAAAGATTGTTTGCATGGCAAGTGTTTGAGTTGCATAGACTGATAAAG GTTCAACGACTGATTGCTGCGTCGCCAAATCTTTTGCTTCAAGACATAACTTATCTGGGGAAACATTCTACTAAGGTTTCTCCTGCAGAGAAACTTCCTTCACAGTATGTGGTAGCACCTCCAGTGCATGTTGCCAAGCGCAAAGGAGATTGTGAGAAACCAAACCATAAGATGGAATGCTCAGCAGAGAATGCAGTTGGGAAGACATCACTTTCTTCTGTGAAAAGTGGTAGTCAGCCCTCTAATTATGGGTCTTACATTGGGAACCCACTACCAGTTCCTGTGTCTACTGATCCCAAAGTGGGTCCTTGGTGTTTCCATCATTCACTTGGGCATCAGTGGTTAATTCCATTGATGTCTCCTTCAGAAGGACTTGTATACAAGCCATACACTGCGCCGGGATTCATGGGTTCACCGTGTGGAGGATGTGCACCTTTTGGGCCAACTCCTCTGAATGGTAGCTTTATGAATCCAGCCTATGGGATTCCAGCTTCTCATCCTCACCATCAAGGAACTGGGGCCTCACCATTTGTTCCTCCAGGTGTTAATTGTTACTTCCCTCCATATGGCATGCCAGTCATGAATCCAGGCATCTCATGTTCAGCAGTGGAACAAATGAACTACTTTGCAGGATCTGGTTTGTATGGTCAAACTGGTCAGTTATCAGGAGGGGGAGCAAACTTTAATATGCAACATCAAAGCTCATGTAATGTGCCAACCCAGAAGAGCATTCCACAAGTTACGAAGTTCCAGGCATCAAAAGACACTGAGCTACTGGGAAGTACAGCAAGTAGTCCCAGTGAGAAGACGCAAGGAGTTGGGATTGTTCAACCTGCTGAAGGAAGAAATGCACTTTCACTGTTCCCAATGGCTCCTGCTGGTCCAGAAGGAGCCTCGCTGCCTCAAGAGAATGACCAGCCAAGAAGAGTGATCAAGGTAGTGCCTCACAACCCCATGTCTGCTACTGAATCAGCTGCTCGAATTTTCCAATCTATACAAGAGGAGAGAAAACAACATGACTCTATTTAG
- the LOC110651705 gene encoding uncharacterized protein LOC110651705 yields MIDPPESRPSSDLVTETSSAKDKTSGAVVNSALYGDSDLTFQIPDCCFDLTCTGLVQTSSEIALSAAIEPISTFQSQYCINVRMFLDVTTGIGWLYGNNKPSGYWPGNLFSYLTYGAISVEWGDEVYSPNVRKTPHTKTAVGSGYTAENLNGFGCFINNVRIVDFHKFLSTQSG; encoded by the exons ATGATTGATCCACCTGAG TCGAGACCCAGTTCTGATCTTGTTACAGAAACTTCAAGTGCAAAAGATAAGACTTCTGGAGCAGTG GTAAACTCAGCACTATATGGTGATTCAGATCTGACTTTTCAGATACCGGACT GTTGCTTTGATCTCACTTGCACTGGATTAGTGCAAACTAGCTCGGAGATAGCTCTTAGTGCAGCCATTGAACCTATATCTACATTTCAATCCCAGTATTGTATCAATGTTAGGATGTTCTTG GATGTGACCACAGGCATTGGGTGGCTCTATGGTAACAATAAGCCAAGTGGATACTGGCCTGGAAATCTCTTTTCGTACCTAACCTACGGTGCCATATCAGTTGAATGGGGAGATGAAGTTTATAGTCCAAATGTGAGGAAAACTCCTCACACAAAAACAGCCGTCGGAAGTGGATATACTGCAGAGAATTTaaatggttttggttgtttcatTAACAATGTTAGGATTGTGGATTTTCACAAGTTTCTAAGTACCCAGAGTGGGTAA